In Scatophagus argus isolate fScaArg1 chromosome 5, fScaArg1.pri, whole genome shotgun sequence, a genomic segment contains:
- the si:ch1073-83n3.2 gene encoding uncharacterized protein si:ch1073-83n3.2 translates to MFKQWKERYLVLTVEGSLLVCRDAESPPDQVVALQTNCESIAEGREILDLPKLPPGGRRDCCFALILPQNKFLLLLTDNPDDCNLWLKLIRKVREGVTSPLTLQRQRSITPCITDRDPLPDSSSDKEPGSPRVSEGTPPLSRVTERGGSFRDRGQSQAGGSWRAQRSVSVAPPHRVSDCLRHGNSSDARAVRAVCLLMGGAAASSALGYLNSCSPSSPLASRAPEMALGAGGFSELPAGGSFHACSQDVDSPHFNSFDFEGDSDFDAFDCGGFAF, encoded by the exons ATGTTTAAGCAGTGGAAGGAGAGGTACCTCGTGCTGACCGTGGAGGGAAGCCTGCTGGTGTGCCGGGACGCAGAGTCCCCTCCTGACCAGGTGGTGGCGCTACAAACCAACTGTGAGTCGATTGCAGAGGGACGAGAAATTCTTGACCTGCCCAAGTTGCCTCCGGGGGGCAGGAGGGACTGCTGCTTCGCCCTCATCCTACCGCAGAACAAgttcctgctgctcctcactgACAACCCCGATGACTGCAA TCTGTGGCTGAAATTGATCAGGAAAGTGAGGGAG GGTGTCACGTCACCCCTGACCCTTCAGAGACAGCGCAGCATCACTCCCTGCATCACCGACAGAGACCCCCTGCCCGACTCCTCCAGCGATAAAGAACCCGGGTCGCCCAGGGTCAGCGAGGGCACCCCTCCTCTGTCTCGAGTCACCGAACGAGGAGGCTCCTTCAGAGACAGAGGCCAGAGCCAAG CCGGTGGATCATGGCGGGCTCAGCGTAGTGTTTCGGTGGCCCCGCCTCATCGTGTGTCAGATTGTCTtcgccatggcaacagcagcgATGCCCGGGCAGTGAGGGCAGTGTGCCTGCTGATGGGAGGGGCAGCGGCCTCCTCCGCTCTGGGCTACCTCAACTCCTgctccccttcctctcctctcgcCAGCAGGGCCCCAGAGATGGCCCTTGGCGCCGGGGGCTTCTCCGAACTCCCCGCAGGAGGCTCCTTCCACGCCTGCAGCCAGGACGTCGACTCCCCGCACTTCAACAGCTTCGACTTTGAAGGAGACTCCGACTTTGATGCGTTTGACTGTGGAGGATTTGCTTTTTAG